Part of the Allofrancisella guangzhouensis genome is shown below.
GTTTATTTTCTCCAGAATTCTGGCATAAATAAAACTAATATAGTAAAGATTTCTAAACGCCCAGCAATCATAGTGAAATTACATATCCAAAGAGCTTGTGTTGGTAGATTTTTGAAATTAGATCCTATTTCTCCTAGTCCTGGCCCTACATTAGATAAAGTAGTAGCAGTTGTAGAAAATGCTGTAGTGACATCTAATCCACATCCTAATAAAGCTAACCACGCAACAGCAAAAACTATGATATAAACTGATATGTATCCTGATACTCTATTTAGAGCTTGCTCTGATATATGTACATCTCCGAGTTTAACAGTAAAAATACCTTGAGGATGAATAACTCTCTTTGCTTCAAGCATAGCTTTTTCTTTAAAAAGAATAGCGCGAATCATCTTTAATCCACCAGCAGTGGAGCCACCACACCCTCCGATTATAGCCATAAACATAAGCATAATTGGTAAAAAGCTAGGCCATAGGTAAAAGTTATTATCAGACACAAATCCAGCACTAGAGCTAATAGCAATTACTTGAAAAATACTGTCAGTTATAATTCTAGGGATTTTTGATAAATCATCTGTATAGGCTATCATAGTAATAGCTATTATTAGAGAGCAGAAAAATAAAAAGTAGCAATAAGCCTTAAATTCTATATTTTTAAAATAGTGTTTGAATTTTAGTTTTGATAAAGCAATATAGTGAGCTTTAAAACTTGTAGCACCCAAAAACAAAAAGATACCGCAAATAATAAGTACAGCTGTAGATTTATCAGTCATGCTGGCGTCAGTAGGGGTAAAACCACCAGTTGATATTGTGGAAAATGTATAGCATATTGCGTCAAATGGGTCCATTCCGACAATAATATATGATATAAAACATAGGAATGTAAATAGTAAATATACCATCCAAAGAGCTTTAGCTGTACTAGATATTTTTGGGGTTAGTTTTTCGTCTTTCCATTGTCCTGCTATTTCAGCTTTGTAAAGTTGCATGCCACCAACTCCAAGTAAAGGTAGAATAGCTACAGATAAAACGATAATACCCATACCTCCAAAGAATTGTGTTTGTTGACGGTAAAATAAAATGCTATGAGGTAAATTGTCCAAGCCACTTATAACTGTACCACCAGTTGTGGTAAATCCTGAGGTTGACTCAAATACAGCGTGACTAAAAGATAGACCTAGACCTGGAAAGGTCATATAAGGAATTGCTCCAAATACAGTAACGATAAGCCATACTAGAGCAACAATGATAAAACCATCTCTATTAGAGAGTTTTTTACTAGAGTTTTTCCCTATAAGCCATAATATAAAACCAGCTGAAAATGTAATAATAAAGCTTATTAAAAATGGAAATGAGTTATGTTCAGAATATATATAGTCTACTATTATCGGGCTAAGCATGGTAACACTTAGGAACATTAGGAATATTCCAATAACTCTAGGTTTTTGGCTTAACCGCATTTGCTTATACTTAAAAGCTTATGTTTTATATGTGACTTTGATGTCTAGTTTAGTATAATTGTCAGCAAGCCACAAGAAAAATGTAATATTAAAGAGAGGTTCTATAATATGATGAAGTTTATATTGCGATTGGCACATTTGTTTGATAATAAAAAAGATAGAGCTTATGTTAGTGAGATTGATAATTTTTTACAGGATTTTGACAAAAGAAACCCTCAGAAGTCAGAGTCTCAAAAAAAAGAAATCTTAAAACATAGGAATATTTTTAAAAGAGAGTCTAAAAGGAAATCAAGTTTCTTAGATGGTTAATGGTTAATGGTTAAGTCTAAGCTACTACATATTAACAATATGTAAACGGTACTTTTTTAAAGCTAACTGTTTATTGGTTTAGACATATACTATTTATATTTTTCATTGGATTTATTTGTACATTTGATTATTCAAAGACGTTAAGAAAGTCCTTACTACTTGCAAAAGGTTCACCAGCAAAGCTACAAAAATATTGCCTTAAAAAATTACTATCATAGTTTGTTTTTACATCCTCTTTGTATATCTTATTTATATCCATGTTAACGTTGTTATGCATATAGATTTGGTCGATAAAACTAAGTACTAAAAAGCCACAGTCATTGTTTCTTTGGAAGTTATCTATAAGTGTGGTTAAATTATAGCCTTGTAGACCAGGAATTTTTTTGATAATTTCTTTTATCCAACTAACCTGTCTTTCACCATAAGAGTCAAAGAAGTAAAGTCTACTATGTCTGATATCAATAATTAAAAGTATAAAGTGCCAATTATTGAAACTTATTGGTAATAAAATTAAATTATTGCTGACTAATTTGAAGCTGCTAATAAGATCTGAGATATCAGATAACAAAGACCTTTGGATTTCTTGGTCTGTTACGCAGCGACAAGGTATAATATGAAATGTCTCTGAAGGGTTTAAGTTAATTTGGAATAAATGCCTTTTACCAATACAAACATCAATAAAACCATTAGTGATAAAATTATCATGCTGTACGATGTGGCTATCAAAATCACTTACTATATTGATTGCGACGCTGTTACGCATGTCTTCTTTTAGTAAATATAATGGAGCTAAGTTTTTGCTGATTTCCTTAACTTGAGGATGGTTTAAATCAATTTCCTCTATTAAGGGTCCTATTTGACTATTTCTGCGGAGGTTAGATTCTAAATTGTTAGGGTTATATTTGGAATGAAAACTATAGCTTCTTTTGTTTAGTGGGACAAATTGAA
Proteins encoded:
- a CDS encoding potassium transporter TrkG, which codes for MRLSQKPRVIGIFLMFLSVTMLSPIIVDYIYSEHNSFPFLISFIITFSAGFILWLIGKNSSKKLSNRDGFIIVALVWLIVTVFGAIPYMTFPGLGLSFSHAVFESTSGFTTTGGTVISGLDNLPHSILFYRQQTQFFGGMGIIVLSVAILPLLGVGGMQLYKAEIAGQWKDEKLTPKISSTAKALWMVYLLFTFLCFISYIIVGMDPFDAICYTFSTISTGGFTPTDASMTDKSTAVLIICGIFLFLGATSFKAHYIALSKLKFKHYFKNIEFKAYCYFLFFCSLIIAITMIAYTDDLSKIPRIITDSIFQVIAISSSAGFVSDNNFYLWPSFLPIMLMFMAIIGGCGGSTAGGLKMIRAILFKEKAMLEAKRVIHPQGIFTVKLGDVHISEQALNRVSGYISVYIIVFAVAWLALLGCGLDVTTAFSTTATTLSNVGPGLGEIGSNFKNLPTQALWICNFTMIAGRLEIFTILVLFMPEFWRK
- a CDS encoding CBU_0585 family protein, encoding MMKFILRLAHLFDNKKDRAYVSEIDNFLQDFDKRNPQKSESQKKEILKHRNIFKRESKRKSSFLDG